One part of the Pieris napi chromosome 4, ilPieNapi1.2, whole genome shotgun sequence genome encodes these proteins:
- the LOC125049106 gene encoding uncharacterized protein DDB_G0283697-like isoform X1, with translation MIRLIIQVLLIVAVTSLVESEGDNESKLSSILLPSKDNARITRSYYERYGYGRPYDRLDDRRCGRCDDDDDGDDDRDDRRSKKPTYGSRHDRNRDEDDNDDKRYNTDRRSSKNETDDQSDDKSHDDKDRHRDRPRNRHRNRYDDRDRYGPDYYDRFLRDRNRDRYDRYDEPYPRRPLYDRNAYSYDDGYGRYDGNRRPAYYDDRYDRYDDGYGGYGPGVGAGPHDSFRPWDETYRGQSGWDAGGRGYYFASGRPDSSAWSQRDYARPQSSGGWQSGYQSNPSYSNDYASGYNYKDPYRATSAASYGSGYGGYQDVGYGQSSGWRNVGETRRPYRDESNFGFGYRSPAYDNYQSQNAFYPGDRRYGSSGAQTVYGQTGTERRPYRDESGVTKLDTQYNQVADNRYGRPSQPSSYQPLSTFSQSTTQTSYLLGREDQLVKVDDSTQKDAQ, from the exons ATGATACGTTTGATAATTCAG GTACTACTCATTGTCGCAGTAACATCTTTAGTAGAATCTGAAGGCGACAATGAATCTAAACTATCATCTATACTTCTTCCGTCCAAAGACAACGCTAGAATAACAAGAAGTTATTACGAACGTTACGGCTACGGCCGGCCATATGATCGACTGGATGATAGACGCTGTGGCCGatgtgatgatgatgatgacggCGATGACGATAGAGATGACAGACGCTCCAAAAAGCCTACATATGGCAGCCGACATGACAGAAACAGGGATGAAGATGATAATGATGATAAACGATATAATACAGATAGAAGAAGTAGTAAAAACGAAACAGATGATCAGAGTGATGATAAGAGTCATGATGATAAAGATAGACATAGGGATAGGCCGAGGAACAGGCACAGGAACCGATATGACGATAGAGATAGATATGGACCGGATTATTATGACAGGTTTTTGAGAGATAGGAATAGAGACAGATATGATCG ATACGACGAGCCATACCCACGTCGACCGTTGTATGACAGAAATGCCTACTCCTATGACGACGGCTATGGTAGATACGATGGAAACAGACGACCTGCATATTATGATGACAGATACGACAGATATGATGATGGCTACGGTGGTTACGGGCCAGGTGTAGGAGCTGGGCCGCATGACAG tttcaGACCATGGGATGAGACGTACCGAGGTCAGTCGGGTTGGGACGCAGGTGGCCGCGGATATTACTTTGCATCTGGTAGACCTGATTCCTCTGCTTGGAGTCAGCGGGATTATgctag ACCACAATCCTCTGGCGGTTGGCAGAGTGGTTACCAAAGTAACCCGAGTTACTCCAATGACTACGCCTCAGGGTACAATTACAAAGATCCATACCGCGCTACCAGTGCAGCCAGCTACGGTTCTGGCTATGGGGGCTACCAGGACGTAGGTTACGGACAGTCCAGTGGCTGGCGAAATGTTGGCGAAACCAGGCGGCCGTATAGAGATGAaag CAATTTTGGTTTTGGATACAGAAGTCCAGCTTATGATAACTATCAAAGCCAGAACGCATTTTATCCTGGAGATAGAAGATATGGTTCCAGTGGGGCCCAAACTGTATATGGACAAACAGGAACCGAAAGACGGCCGTATAGAGATGAAAG tGGAGTTACGAAGCTGGACACCCAGTACAACCAGGTGGCTGACAATCGCTACGGCAGACCAAGTCAGCCAAGTTCATATCAACCGTTGTCGACCTTCAGCCAGAGTACAACTCAAACCAGCTATCTTCTTGGCAGAGAAGACCAACTTGTCAAAGTGGATGATTCCACGCAAAAAGACGCTCAATAA
- the LOC125049106 gene encoding uncharacterized protein DDB_G0283697-like isoform X2 → MIRLIIQVLLIVAVTSLVESEGDNESKLSSILLPSKDNARITRSYYERYGYGRPYDRLDDRRCGRCDDDDDGDDDRDDRRSKKPTYGSRHDRNRDEDDNDDKRYNTDRRSSKNETDDQSDDKSHDDKDRHRDRPRNRHRNRYDDRDRYGPDYYDRFLRDRNRDRYDRYDEPYPRRPLYDRNAYSYDDGYGRYDGNRRPAYYDDRYDRYDDGYGGYGPGVGAGPHDSFRPWDETYRGQSGWDAGGRGYYFASGRPDSSAWSQRDYARPQSSGGWQSGYQSNPSYSNDYASGYNYKDPYRATSAASYGSGYGGYQDVGYGQSSGWRNVGETRRPYRDESGVTKLDTQYNQVADNRYGRPSQPSSYQPLSTFSQSTTQTSYLLGREDQLVKVDDSTQKDAQ, encoded by the exons ATGATACGTTTGATAATTCAG GTACTACTCATTGTCGCAGTAACATCTTTAGTAGAATCTGAAGGCGACAATGAATCTAAACTATCATCTATACTTCTTCCGTCCAAAGACAACGCTAGAATAACAAGAAGTTATTACGAACGTTACGGCTACGGCCGGCCATATGATCGACTGGATGATAGACGCTGTGGCCGatgtgatgatgatgatgacggCGATGACGATAGAGATGACAGACGCTCCAAAAAGCCTACATATGGCAGCCGACATGACAGAAACAGGGATGAAGATGATAATGATGATAAACGATATAATACAGATAGAAGAAGTAGTAAAAACGAAACAGATGATCAGAGTGATGATAAGAGTCATGATGATAAAGATAGACATAGGGATAGGCCGAGGAACAGGCACAGGAACCGATATGACGATAGAGATAGATATGGACCGGATTATTATGACAGGTTTTTGAGAGATAGGAATAGAGACAGATATGATCG ATACGACGAGCCATACCCACGTCGACCGTTGTATGACAGAAATGCCTACTCCTATGACGACGGCTATGGTAGATACGATGGAAACAGACGACCTGCATATTATGATGACAGATACGACAGATATGATGATGGCTACGGTGGTTACGGGCCAGGTGTAGGAGCTGGGCCGCATGACAG tttcaGACCATGGGATGAGACGTACCGAGGTCAGTCGGGTTGGGACGCAGGTGGCCGCGGATATTACTTTGCATCTGGTAGACCTGATTCCTCTGCTTGGAGTCAGCGGGATTATgctag ACCACAATCCTCTGGCGGTTGGCAGAGTGGTTACCAAAGTAACCCGAGTTACTCCAATGACTACGCCTCAGGGTACAATTACAAAGATCCATACCGCGCTACCAGTGCAGCCAGCTACGGTTCTGGCTATGGGGGCTACCAGGACGTAGGTTACGGACAGTCCAGTGGCTGGCGAAATGTTGGCGAAACCAGGCGGCCGTATAGAGATGAaag tGGAGTTACGAAGCTGGACACCCAGTACAACCAGGTGGCTGACAATCGCTACGGCAGACCAAGTCAGCCAAGTTCATATCAACCGTTGTCGACCTTCAGCCAGAGTACAACTCAAACCAGCTATCTTCTTGGCAGAGAAGACCAACTTGTCAAAGTGGATGATTCCACGCAAAAAGACGCTCAATAA